In Mycetocola zhujimingii, one DNA window encodes the following:
- a CDS encoding L-threonylcarbamoyladenylate synthase, producing the protein MSRLFDSSVESDLLTGMRLARTALRRGELVVIPTDTVYGIAADAFSPRAVQRLLDAKGRTRQSPPPVLVPGVQTLEALAAVIPDAVRKLVDAFWPGGLTIVLPAQPSLAWDLGDTDGTVAVRMPDNRIALELLTETGPLAVSSANLTGQPAATTATAAEAMLGDTVEVYLDGGESSSVASTIVDATRLIAPGGRLSILREGAVSREQIRDVIGDLLEEGGPEDGVSDA; encoded by the coding sequence ATGTCACGTCTCTTCGACTCCTCAGTGGAATCAGACCTCCTCACCGGCATGCGACTGGCTCGAACAGCGCTTCGCCGCGGTGAGCTCGTCGTGATTCCCACGGACACCGTGTACGGAATCGCCGCTGACGCGTTCTCGCCGAGGGCCGTCCAGCGGCTGCTCGACGCCAAGGGTCGGACCAGGCAGTCGCCGCCGCCCGTGCTTGTACCGGGTGTGCAGACGCTTGAGGCACTGGCCGCGGTCATTCCGGACGCCGTCAGGAAGCTCGTCGACGCATTCTGGCCTGGGGGACTGACCATAGTTCTGCCCGCGCAGCCTTCGCTGGCATGGGACCTCGGAGACACAGACGGCACAGTGGCCGTGCGGATGCCGGACAACCGCATCGCGCTTGAGCTGCTCACCGAGACGGGACCGCTCGCGGTCTCGAGTGCAAACCTCACAGGTCAGCCGGCAGCCACCACGGCCACGGCCGCCGAAGCAATGCTCGGGGACACGGTTGAGGTCTACCTCGACGGTGGGGAGTCGTCGTCGGTCGCATCGACGATCGTCGACGCCACACGGCTGATCGCCCCGGGCGGACGACTCTCGATTCTTCGCGAAGGCGCGGTCTCCCGCGAGCAGATCCGCGACGTGATCGGTGACCTCCTCGAGGAGGGGGGGCCGGAGGACGGCGTGTCAGACGCATGA
- a CDS encoding MraY family glycosyltransferase, translating into MTLYAIIAAVTALITFLMSIVVYKLALRFKLYPSIRDRDVHTKPTPRLGGVAMFIGVVATFGIASQNPFFKDTFADPGPILAILGAAFLIVLIGVADDIWDLDWMIKLATQFLAAGLIAWLGVQIYSLPIGGLTVGSSWMSATLTVFAIVLVMNAVNFIDGLDGLVAGVGLIANGVFLIYGYLLVREMGQSSFFNLSLLISAVLVGACAGFLPLNWHPAKMFMGDAGALLVGLLMATSAVAITGQIDPSALSAGPSDAGVVGRSQLLGAFIPIILPFAILVVPLVDFALAVIRRLRAGKSPFSADRLHLHHRLLDMGHSHLHAVLLFYAWTAVIAVSCLMFFVFQPYWFALGFLIVGVIVCTVFTLAPPGRRKAVEITVQSAEEGTEVAEDLARYDPLDEASVVRNPDAPISEDVVSRALAAGPESDPRNTEVRANEPQKDQR; encoded by the coding sequence ATGACCCTCTATGCGATCATCGCCGCGGTCACTGCGCTGATCACCTTCCTGATGTCGATCGTCGTTTACAAACTGGCGCTCAGGTTCAAGCTCTACCCGTCGATCCGCGATCGCGACGTCCACACCAAGCCAACCCCGCGACTCGGGGGAGTAGCGATGTTCATCGGTGTGGTCGCGACGTTCGGGATCGCCTCGCAGAACCCGTTTTTCAAGGACACCTTCGCTGACCCCGGTCCGATCCTCGCCATTCTCGGCGCGGCGTTCCTGATCGTGCTCATCGGCGTTGCCGATGACATCTGGGACCTCGACTGGATGATCAAGCTCGCCACCCAGTTCCTTGCGGCAGGCCTGATCGCGTGGCTCGGCGTGCAGATCTATTCGCTTCCGATCGGCGGTCTTACCGTCGGCTCCTCCTGGATGAGCGCGACCCTGACGGTCTTCGCCATCGTGCTCGTCATGAACGCCGTGAACTTCATCGACGGTCTCGACGGCCTCGTCGCCGGTGTCGGGCTGATCGCCAACGGCGTCTTCCTGATCTACGGATACCTCCTGGTTCGTGAGATGGGCCAGTCGAGCTTCTTCAACCTCTCGCTGCTGATCTCCGCGGTTCTCGTCGGCGCGTGCGCGGGGTTCCTGCCGCTCAACTGGCACCCGGCAAAGATGTTCATGGGAGACGCGGGAGCGCTCCTCGTCGGCCTGCTCATGGCGACGTCTGCGGTCGCGATCACCGGCCAGATCGACCCATCGGCGCTCAGTGCGGGCCCCTCGGACGCCGGCGTGGTCGGACGGAGTCAGCTCCTCGGTGCCTTCATTCCGATCATCCTTCCGTTCGCGATCCTCGTTGTTCCGCTCGTTGACTTCGCACTCGCGGTGATCCGGCGGCTCAGGGCCGGGAAGTCGCCGTTCAGCGCCGATCGCCTCCACCTGCACCACAGGCTCCTCGACATGGGGCACTCGCACCTTCATGCCGTGCTGTTGTTCTACGCCTGGACCGCGGTGATCGCGGTGTCGTGCCTGATGTTCTTTGTTTTCCAGCCGTACTGGTTCGCGCTTGGCTTCCTCATTGTCGGGGTGATCGTTTGCACGGTCTTCACACTCGCCCCCCCCGGGAGACGTAAGGCCGTCGAGATCACCGTGCAGTCGGCAGAAGAAGGCACGGAGGTCGCCGAAGACCTCGCGCGCTACGACCCGCTTGACGAGGCATCGGTTGTCCGCAACCCCGACGCCCCAATCTCAGAAGACGTGGTGAGCCGTGCGCTTGCCGCAGGACCCGAATCCGACCCGCGGAATACCGAAGTACGGGCTAACGAACCACAGAAAGATCAGCGATGA
- the atpB gene encoding F0F1 ATP synthase subunit A, which translates to MNLLVQTSTDDTSFHGPSILEFFPDVVLFEGTGFDINRIMLIRFLAVAVLVVVFWLGTRNMKVVPGKFQNLIEMALDFVRVNIAEDLLGKVDGKRFLPILTTIFFMVAAMNITGIIPFLNIAGTSVIGVPLVLALISYVTFIYAGVRKSPGKFFKNALFPAGVPWPVYIIVTPIELISTFVIRPVTLTLRLLMNMVVGHLLLVLFFAATQFFVVTLSGWFIGLGAVTFAFGFAFTLFEILVAFLQAYVFTLLTAVYIQLAVAEEH; encoded by the coding sequence GTGAACCTACTGGTTCAGACCTCAACCGACGACACGTCGTTCCACGGTCCGTCGATTCTTGAATTCTTCCCGGATGTTGTGCTCTTCGAGGGCACCGGATTCGACATCAACCGAATCATGCTGATTCGATTCCTCGCGGTCGCCGTGCTCGTCGTGGTGTTCTGGCTCGGAACCAGGAACATGAAGGTTGTTCCCGGCAAGTTCCAGAACCTCATCGAGATGGCCCTGGACTTCGTTCGGGTCAACATCGCCGAAGACCTCCTTGGCAAGGTCGACGGGAAGCGATTCCTGCCGATCCTCACGACGATCTTCTTCATGGTCGCCGCCATGAACATCACGGGCATCATCCCGTTCCTCAACATTGCAGGAACCTCGGTCATTGGTGTCCCGCTCGTTCTCGCACTGATCTCGTACGTCACGTTCATCTACGCCGGCGTTCGGAAGAGCCCGGGCAAGTTCTTCAAGAACGCCCTGTTCCCGGCCGGTGTGCCGTGGCCGGTGTACATCATCGTGACGCCGATCGAGCTCATCTCGACCTTCGTCATCCGGCCGGTCACGCTGACACTCCGACTCCTCATGAACATGGTCGTCGGGCACCTCCTGCTCGTGCTGTTCTTCGCAGCGACCCAGTTCTTCGTCGTCACGCTGAGCGGATGGTTCATCGGCCTCGGAGCCGTCACCTTCGCCTTCGGCTTCGCTTTCACCCTGTTCGAAATCCTGGTGGCATTCCTCCAGGCTTATGTCTTCACCCTGCTTACCGCGGTTTACATTCAGCTCGCGGTAGCTGAAGAGCACTAA
- a CDS encoding F0F1 ATP synthase subunit epsilon: protein MASLKVSVVGADQEVWSGTASMVIARTVEGEIGILPGHEPMLAILAEGEVRVTADNGEKITATAADGFLSVENNTVTIVAGNASLVK from the coding sequence ATGGCTTCGCTCAAGGTCAGTGTTGTCGGGGCAGACCAGGAAGTGTGGTCAGGGACCGCGTCCATGGTCATCGCCCGGACTGTCGAGGGAGAGATCGGTATTCTCCCCGGCCACGAGCCGATGCTTGCCATCCTCGCCGAGGGTGAAGTTCGCGTCACGGCTGACAACGGTGAGAAGATCACCGCAACGGCTGCTGACGGGTTCCTCTCCGTCGAGAACAACACAGTGACGATCGTGGCTGGCAACGCCAGCCTGGTCAAGTAG
- the atpA gene encoding F0F1 ATP synthase subunit alpha, which produces MAELTISPDEIRDALKEFVTAYEPGKASATEVGKVIDAGDGIAHVEGLPGVMANELIRFADGTLGLAQNLDEDEIGVVVLGEFNGIVEGMEVTRTGEVLSTPVGDAFLGRVVDPLGAPIDGLGEIKAETRRALELQAPGVMQRKSVHEPMQTGIKAIDAMIPIGRGQRQLIIGDRQTGKSAIAIDTIINQKDNWASGDVNKQVRCIYVAIGQKGSTIAAIKASLEEAGAMEYTTIVAAPASDPAGFKYLAPYTGSAIGQHWMYGGKHVLIVFDDLSKQAEAYRAVSLLLRRPPGREAYPGDVFYLHSRLLERCAKLSDELGAGSMTGLPLIETKANDVSAYIPTNVISITDGQIFLQSDLFNANQRPAVDVGISVSRVGGDAQVKSIKKVSGTLKLELAQYRSLEAFAMFASDLDPASRRQLARGARLTELLRQPQYSPFPVENQVVSIWAGTKGKLDEVPVEDILRFESELHDYLGRNTQVLSKLRETNVLSDDIVDELDAAVDAFKKEFQTGAGKPLNGPGSEQFTELPAEDVNQEKIVKGRR; this is translated from the coding sequence ATGGCAGAACTCACGATCAGCCCCGACGAGATCCGGGATGCTCTCAAGGAATTCGTCACGGCTTACGAGCCGGGTAAGGCAAGCGCAACCGAGGTCGGCAAGGTCATCGACGCCGGTGACGGCATCGCCCACGTCGAGGGTCTGCCAGGCGTTATGGCCAACGAGCTCATCCGCTTCGCGGATGGCACGCTCGGCCTCGCCCAGAACCTTGACGAAGACGAGATCGGTGTTGTCGTCCTTGGCGAATTCAACGGCATCGTCGAGGGCATGGAAGTAACACGCACGGGAGAGGTGCTGTCGACTCCGGTCGGCGACGCATTCCTCGGTCGTGTTGTTGACCCGCTCGGCGCTCCGATTGACGGACTTGGCGAGATCAAGGCCGAGACGCGTCGCGCACTCGAGCTCCAGGCTCCCGGTGTCATGCAGCGTAAGAGCGTGCACGAGCCGATGCAGACCGGCATCAAGGCAATTGACGCCATGATCCCGATCGGCCGTGGCCAGCGCCAGCTCATCATCGGTGACCGTCAGACAGGCAAGAGCGCTATTGCCATCGACACGATCATCAACCAGAAGGACAACTGGGCGTCAGGCGACGTCAACAAGCAGGTTCGCTGCATCTACGTCGCCATCGGTCAGAAGGGCTCGACGATTGCCGCCATCAAGGCGTCGCTCGAAGAGGCCGGCGCCATGGAGTACACGACGATCGTCGCCGCTCCGGCGTCTGACCCCGCAGGCTTCAAGTACCTCGCTCCCTACACCGGTTCGGCCATCGGCCAGCACTGGATGTACGGCGGCAAGCACGTACTGATCGTCTTCGATGACCTGTCGAAGCAGGCAGAGGCATACCGTGCCGTATCGCTGCTCCTTCGCCGTCCGCCAGGACGCGAGGCATACCCCGGTGACGTGTTCTACCTGCACTCCCGCCTGCTCGAGCGTTGCGCCAAGCTGTCCGACGAACTCGGCGCTGGATCGATGACCGGTCTCCCGCTCATCGAGACCAAGGCGAACGACGTCTCGGCATACATCCCGACCAACGTGATCTCGATCACCGACGGCCAGATCTTCCTTCAGTCAGACCTCTTCAACGCCAACCAGCGTCCCGCTGTTGACGTCGGAATCTCGGTCTCGCGTGTTGGTGGAGACGCCCAGGTCAAGAGCATCAAGAAGGTTTCAGGAACGCTGAAGCTCGAACTCGCTCAGTACCGCTCGCTCGAGGCATTCGCGATGTTCGCATCCGACCTTGACCCGGCCAGCCGTCGCCAGCTCGCCCGAGGCGCACGCCTCACCGAGCTGCTGCGCCAGCCGCAGTACTCGCCGTTCCCCGTCGAGAACCAGGTCGTCTCGATCTGGGCCGGCACCAAGGGCAAGCTCGACGAGGTTCCTGTCGAAGACATCCTGCGGTTCGAAAGCGAACTTCACGACTACCTGGGTCGTAACACCCAGGTGCTCTCGAAGCTCCGCGAGACGAACGTGCTCAGCGACGACATCGTCGACGAGCTCGACGCGGCTGTCGACGCCTTCAAGAAGGAATTCCAGACCGGTGCGGGCAAGCCCCTCAACGGCCCGGGTTCAGAGCAGTTCACCGAACTGCCCGCTGAAGACGTCAACCAGGAAAAGATCGTCAAGGGACGTCGATAA
- a CDS encoding YaaA family protein codes for MLILLPPSETKRAGGTGRSLSLDGLRYPELTAVRRQLTDDVVRLSADRDAMIAALKLGPKQHGEVEVNRMLWESPTMPALDRYTGVLFDALDAGTLDAEARAFAGRHVLVHAALFGPVGALDPIPAYRLSHDSRIPGAPMKRLWAPVVAEALAQHDGLLIDMRSEAYVALGPTLAMPNSFYLRVLTDGPNGSRRALNHFNKKAKGEFTRAIVQARIPFAHVDELCAWAPTAGFRLEILTPDSGARELALLV; via the coding sequence GTGCTTATCCTGCTCCCTCCGTCTGAGACGAAGCGAGCGGGTGGCACGGGGCGTTCGTTGTCTCTCGACGGCCTGCGTTATCCCGAACTCACCGCGGTGCGTCGTCAGCTCACGGACGACGTTGTGCGGCTGTCTGCAGACCGGGATGCCATGATTGCGGCGCTTAAGCTTGGGCCAAAGCAGCACGGCGAGGTCGAGGTGAACCGGATGCTGTGGGAGTCGCCGACGATGCCGGCACTCGACAGGTACACCGGCGTGCTCTTCGATGCTCTCGACGCGGGAACGCTCGATGCTGAAGCCAGGGCGTTCGCTGGCAGGCATGTGCTCGTTCACGCGGCGCTCTTCGGCCCGGTTGGTGCCCTTGACCCCATCCCCGCTTACCGGCTGTCCCACGACTCGCGCATTCCTGGGGCGCCGATGAAACGCCTCTGGGCACCTGTCGTTGCGGAGGCGCTCGCCCAGCACGACGGTCTCCTGATCGACATGCGCTCCGAGGCGTATGTCGCTCTGGGGCCGACACTCGCGATGCCCAACTCGTTCTACCTCCGGGTCCTCACCGACGGGCCGAACGGCTCGCGCCGTGCCCTCAACCACTTCAACAAGAAGGCCAAGGGCGAGTTCACGCGCGCCATCGTCCAGGCGCGGATCCCTTTTGCCCACGTCGACGAACTGTGCGCCTGGGCGCCGACGGCGGGTTTCAGGCTTGAAATTCTCACCCCGGACTCCGGCGCCAGGGAACTCGCGCTACTCGTCTGA
- the atpD gene encoding F0F1 ATP synthase subunit beta: protein MTDIATAQDTTSEVKAGATGRVARVTGPVVDIEFPHDAIPGIYNALKTTVNMAGVTQVLTLEVAQHLGDDLIRAIALNPTDGLVRGQEVTDTGEPITVPVGDITKGKVFNVIGDVLNAAPGEQIEITERWPIHRKPPAFDQLESKTELFETGIKSIDLLTPYVQGGKIGLFGGAGVGKTVLIQEMIQRVAQDHGGVSVFAGVGERTREGNDLIAEMEEAGVFDKTALVFGQMDEPPGTRLRVALSALTMAEYFRDVQKQDVLLFIDNIFRFTQAGSEVSTLLGRMPSAVGYQPNLADEMGILQERITSTRGHSITSLQAIYVPADDYTDPAPATTFAHLDATTELSREIASKGLYPAIDPLTSTSRILDPRYIGDDHYNTAVRVKAILQKNKELQEIIAILGVDELSEEDKITVARARRIQQFLSQNTYMAKKFTGVEGSTVPLKETIESFSAIADGEFDHVAEQAFFNVGGINDVEEAWARIQKENG, encoded by the coding sequence ATGACAGACATTGCCACCGCTCAGGACACGACGAGTGAGGTGAAGGCCGGCGCCACCGGCCGAGTCGCTCGCGTCACCGGTCCGGTTGTTGACATCGAGTTCCCGCACGACGCGATTCCCGGTATCTACAACGCACTGAAGACCACAGTGAACATGGCCGGCGTGACCCAGGTCCTCACCCTCGAGGTTGCACAGCACCTCGGTGACGACCTGATCCGCGCCATTGCGCTCAACCCGACCGACGGACTCGTCCGCGGCCAGGAGGTCACTGACACCGGAGAGCCGATCACGGTTCCCGTCGGTGACATCACCAAGGGCAAGGTCTTCAACGTCATCGGTGACGTTCTCAACGCTGCTCCCGGCGAGCAGATCGAGATCACCGAACGCTGGCCCATCCACCGGAAGCCACCGGCATTCGACCAGCTTGAGTCGAAGACCGAGCTCTTCGAAACCGGCATCAAGTCGATCGACCTTCTCACCCCGTACGTACAGGGTGGAAAGATCGGTCTGTTCGGTGGCGCTGGTGTCGGTAAGACGGTCCTCATCCAGGAAATGATCCAGCGCGTTGCGCAGGACCACGGTGGAGTTTCTGTCTTCGCCGGTGTCGGTGAGCGTACCCGTGAAGGTAACGACCTCATCGCCGAAATGGAAGAAGCAGGCGTCTTCGACAAGACCGCCCTTGTCTTCGGCCAGATGGACGAGCCGCCAGGAACGCGACTCCGCGTCGCCCTCTCGGCCCTCACCATGGCTGAGTACTTCCGCGACGTGCAGAAGCAGGACGTTCTGTTGTTCATCGACAACATCTTCCGCTTCACGCAGGCCGGTTCCGAGGTTTCCACCCTTCTCGGACGTATGCCGTCCGCCGTTGGTTACCAGCCGAACCTCGCCGACGAGATGGGTATCCTCCAGGAGCGCATCACGTCGACCCGTGGCCACTCGATCACGTCGCTCCAGGCAATCTACGTTCCTGCTGACGACTACACCGACCCGGCTCCCGCGACGACGTTCGCGCACCTCGACGCGACCACCGAGCTGTCACGTGAGATCGCATCAAAGGGTCTGTACCCCGCGATCGACCCGCTGACCTCGACCAGCCGCATCCTTGACCCGCGCTACATCGGTGACGACCACTACAACACGGCCGTCCGCGTGAAGGCGATTCTGCAGAAGAACAAGGAACTCCAGGAGATCATCGCGATCCTCGGTGTCGACGAGCTGAGCGAAGAAGACAAGATCACGGTTGCCCGTGCGCGTCGTATCCAGCAGTTCCTCTCGCAGAACACCTACATGGCGAAGAAGTTCACCGGTGTCGAGGGATCGACGGTTCCGCTCAAGGAGACCATCGAATCCTTCTCCGCCATCGCCGATGGCGAGTTCGACCACGTTGCTGAGCAGGCGTTCTTCAACGTCGGTGGCATCAACGACGTCGAAGAGGCCTGGGCCCGCATCCAGAAGGAGAACGGCTAG
- the atpE gene encoding ATP synthase F0 subunit C: MDATTVLAEINGNIATVGYGLAAIGPAIGVGIVVGKTIEGVARQPELAGRLQVLMWIGIAFTEALAFIGIATYFIFTN; the protein is encoded by the coding sequence GTGGACGCAACAACCGTTCTCGCCGAGATCAACGGAAACATCGCGACGGTCGGTTACGGTCTCGCAGCCATCGGCCCAGCCATTGGCGTTGGAATCGTCGTTGGCAAGACCATCGAGGGTGTCGCCCGTCAGCCTGAGCTGGCCGGTCGCCTTCAGGTCCTGATGTGGATCGGTATCGCCTTCACCGAGGCGCTCGCCTTCATCGGCATCGCCACCTACTTCATCTTCACCAACTAG
- a CDS encoding F0F1 ATP synthase subunit gamma yields the protein MGAQLRVYTQKIKSAQTTKKITKAMELIAASRIAKAQARVEASGPYSRAITRAVSAVATYSNVDHVLTTEPETIERAAVVIFASDRGLAGAFNSQVLREANELAELLRSQGKDVVYYLIGRKAVGYFAFRKRSSEGQWVGESENPTFATAQEISAALLERFVQDASEGGVDEIHIVYNRLVSMMSQVPEVVRLLPLEVVEGVEEPNDKTVLPLYEFEPDASSVLDALLPVYIESRIFNALLQSAAAKHAATQKAMSSASDNADKLITDYTRLRNNARQAEITQQISEIVGGADALSSAK from the coding sequence ATGGGTGCACAACTTCGGGTCTATACGCAGAAGATCAAGTCTGCGCAGACGACCAAGAAGATCACGAAGGCGATGGAGCTCATCGCCGCCTCGCGCATTGCAAAAGCGCAGGCGCGCGTTGAAGCATCCGGGCCGTACTCTCGTGCGATCACCCGCGCGGTGTCAGCCGTGGCGACGTACTCAAACGTCGACCACGTGCTGACCACCGAGCCGGAGACCATCGAGCGTGCAGCCGTTGTGATCTTTGCGTCTGACCGCGGCCTCGCGGGCGCGTTCAACTCGCAGGTTCTGCGCGAAGCCAACGAGCTTGCCGAGCTGCTCCGCAGCCAGGGCAAGGACGTTGTCTACTACCTCATCGGTCGCAAGGCCGTCGGGTACTTCGCATTCCGCAAGCGTTCCTCTGAGGGTCAGTGGGTCGGCGAAAGCGAGAACCCGACCTTCGCAACAGCGCAGGAGATCAGCGCTGCGCTTCTTGAGCGATTCGTTCAGGATGCGTCAGAGGGTGGCGTCGACGAGATCCACATCGTCTACAACCGTCTCGTCAGCATGATGAGCCAGGTTCCCGAGGTTGTGCGGTTGCTTCCACTCGAGGTTGTCGAGGGTGTCGAAGAGCCCAACGACAAGACAGTGCTTCCGCTGTACGAGTTCGAACCAGACGCATCAAGCGTGCTTGACGCACTCCTGCCCGTGTACATCGAGAGCCGCATCTTCAACGCGCTGCTTCAGTCCGCTGCTGCAAAGCACGCGGCGACGCAGAAGGCGATGAGCTCGGCCAGCGACAACGCGGACAAGCTGATCACGGACTACACACGGCTGCGGAACAACGCTCGTCAGGCCGAGATCACCCAGCAGATTTCCGAGATTGTCGGCGGCGCAGACGCACTGTCGTCCGCCAAGTAA
- a CDS encoding F0F1 ATP synthase subunit B, whose translation MLHALVAAAEEGATKNPLLPETYDIVWSAVCFVILLVLFWKLVLPKMQTMLEERTAAIEGNIAKADEAQRQAEAALEQYTAQLAEARQEAGSIRDTAREDGKKIVAEARNQATVEAQRVTASAQAQIEAERQAALVSLRTEVGTLAIDLAGNVIGETLSDDAKATAIVDRFLADLEASEKATN comes from the coding sequence ATGCTTCACGCACTCGTTGCGGCGGCAGAAGAGGGTGCTACCAAGAACCCCCTTCTCCCCGAGACCTATGACATTGTCTGGTCCGCGGTGTGTTTCGTCATCCTCTTGGTGCTCTTCTGGAAGCTCGTTCTTCCTAAGATGCAGACCATGCTCGAAGAGCGTACTGCGGCCATTGAGGGCAACATCGCCAAGGCGGATGAGGCACAGCGTCAGGCTGAGGCGGCTCTTGAGCAGTACACCGCTCAGCTCGCCGAGGCACGTCAGGAAGCCGGCTCGATTCGCGACACCGCTCGCGAAGACGGCAAGAAGATCGTCGCTGAGGCCAGGAACCAGGCAACTGTCGAGGCCCAGCGCGTGACAGCCAGCGCCCAGGCGCAGATCGAGGCAGAGCGCCAGGCCGCTCTCGTTTCGCTCCGCACTGAGGTTGGAACACTCGCCATCGACCTCGCCGGAAACGTCATCGGCGAAACGCTGTCGGACGACGCGAAGGCAACGGCCATCGTCGACCGCTTCCTCGCGGACCTCGAGGCTTCGGAGAAGGCAACCAACTAA
- a CDS encoding F0F1 ATP synthase subunit delta gives MGSATREALAQSKKALSDLERVDLATVAELFAAGRVVGDSGQLRSLLADPSAQPGVKATIVDRVFARSIGASSLALLKDVVSARWSSQMDLLGGIEELGLRAAALSAGSDARLEAQLFEFGTTVSSDPELELALGSKLGSQNAKLALVDTLLTGKGSPEIVEIVKHLVLQPRGRRIGELLRHAASVVADQGGFSVATVSSARPLGAAQLERLEKGLAAQYGRAIRLNQVVDPAVIGGLRVQVGDDVIDGSIASRLGELRLQLAG, from the coding sequence ATGGGAAGCGCTACCAGAGAAGCACTGGCTCAGTCGAAGAAGGCACTGTCCGACCTCGAACGCGTCGACCTGGCAACGGTTGCGGAGCTTTTCGCAGCCGGCCGGGTCGTTGGCGACTCTGGTCAGCTGCGCTCGCTCCTTGCGGACCCGTCCGCCCAGCCCGGTGTCAAGGCGACGATCGTCGATCGCGTGTTCGCACGCAGCATCGGCGCATCGTCTCTTGCACTGCTCAAGGATGTCGTCTCAGCGCGCTGGTCAAGCCAGATGGACCTGCTCGGTGGAATCGAGGAACTCGGCCTCCGTGCCGCCGCCCTCTCCGCCGGGTCGGACGCCAGGCTCGAAGCTCAGCTGTTCGAGTTCGGCACGACCGTCTCTTCCGATCCGGAACTCGAGCTCGCGCTCGGGTCGAAGCTCGGCAGCCAGAACGCAAAACTCGCGCTCGTCGACACCCTGCTTACCGGCAAGGGATCGCCGGAGATCGTCGAAATCGTCAAGCACCTCGTCCTGCAGCCTCGCGGCCGCCGGATCGGGGAACTTCTTCGCCACGCGGCATCCGTCGTTGCTGACCAGGGCGGCTTCTCAGTCGCAACTGTGTCGAGCGCACGGCCGCTCGGCGCCGCTCAGCTCGAGCGACTCGAAAAGGGACTCGCGGCACAGTACGGCCGCGCAATCCGTCTCAACCAGGTTGTCGACCCCGCTGTCATCGGAGGCCTGCGCGTGCAGGTCGGCGACGATGTCATCGACGGCAGCATCGCATCGCGCCTCGGCGAACTCAGACTTCAGCTTGCTGGCTAG